In Mastomys coucha isolate ucsf_1 unplaced genomic scaffold, UCSF_Mcou_1 pScaffold5, whole genome shotgun sequence, one genomic interval encodes:
- the Hid1 gene encoding protein HID1 isoform X3, whose product MGSADSKLNFRKAVIQLTTKTQPVEANDNAFWDQFWADTATSVQDVFALVPAAEIRAVREESPSNLATLCYKAVEKLVQGAEGGCHSEKEKQVILNCSRLLTRVLPYIFEDPDWRGFFWSTVPGAGRGGQGEEEDENARPLAESLLLAIADLLFCPDFTVQNHRRNDVDSAEDVRSLDSCEYIWEAGVGFAHSPQPNYIHDMNRMELLKLLLTCFSEAMYLPPSPESGNTNPWVQFFCSTENRHALPLFTSLLNTVCAYDPVGYGIPYNHLLFSDYREPLVEEAAQVLIVTLDHDSATSTSPTVDGTTTGTAMDDADPPGPENLFVNYLSRIHREEDFQFILKGIARLLSNPLLQTYLPNSTKKIQFYQELLVLFWKLCDFNKKFLFFVLKSSDVLDILVPILYFLNDARADQSRVGLMHIGVFILLLLSGERNFGVRLNKPYSVRVPMDIPVFTGTHADLLIVVFHKIITSGHQRLQPLFDCLLTIVVNVSPYLKSLSMVTANKLLHLLEAFSTTWFLFSVSQNHHLVFFLLEVFNNIIQYQFDGNSNLVYAIIRKRGVFHQLANLPTDPPSIHKALQRRRRTPEALSRAGSQEGTSMEGSRPAAPAEPGTLKTSLVATPGIDKLTEKSQVSEDGTLRSLEPESQQNSAEGSPSEGEPSQTWREQRRLSNASASGQWSPTSDWILSWKSKLPLQTIMRLLQVLVPQVEKICIDKGLTDESEILRFLQHGTLVGLLPVPHPILIRKYQANSGTAMWFRTYMWGVIYLRNVDPPIWYDTDVKLFEIQRV is encoded by the exons ATGGGGTCCGCAGACTCCAAGCTAAACTTCCGGAAGGCGGTGATCCAGCTGACCACCAAGACGCAG CCCGTGGAAGCTAACGACAATGCTTTCTGGGACCAGTTCTGGGCAGACACAGCTACCTCCGTGCAGGATGTCTTCGCTTTGGTGCCGGCAGCCGAGATCCGGGCTGTGCGAGAGGAGTCGCCCTCTAACCTGGCCACCCTGTGCTACAAG GCTGTGGAGAAGCTGGTGCAAGGAGCGGAGGGTGGCTGCCACTCTGAGAAGGAGAAACAGGTCATCCTGAACTGTAGCCGGCTTCTCACCCGAGTGCTTCCTTACATCTTCGAGGACCCCGACTGGAGGGGCTTCTTCTGGTCCACAGTGCCCGGGGCAGGGCGTGGCGGG CAGggtgaggaagaggatgagaacGCCCGTCCCTTGGCTGAGTCCTTGCTCCTGGCCATTGCTGACTTGCTCTTCTGTCCAGACTTCACTGTGCAGAACCACCGGAGGAATGACGTG GACTCAGCTGAGGATGTCCGTTCCCTGGACAGCTGTGAATATATTTGGGAGGCTGGTGTGGGCTTTGCCCATTCCCCACAGCCCAACTACATCCACGACATGAACCG GATGGAGCTGCTGAAATTACTGTTGACATGCTTCTCAGAGGCCATGTACCTGCCCCCATCTCCAGAAAGTGGCAACACCAacccctgggttcagttcttttgttccacagagaacag ACACGCACTGCCCCTCTTCACCTCACTCCTCAACACCGTGTGTGCCTATGACCCTGTGGGCTACGGGATCCCCTACAACCACCTGCTCTTCTCGGACTACCGGGAGCCCCTGGTGGAGGAGGCTGCTCAGGTGCTTATTGTCACCTTGGACCATGACAGTGCCACCAGCACCAGCCCCACCGTGGACGGCACCACCACGGGCACTGCCATGGATGACGCGGAC CCTCCAGGGCCCGAGAACCTGTTTGTGAACTACTTGTCCCGCATTCACCGCGAGGAG GACTTCCAGTTCATCCTCAAGGGGATAGCTCGGCTGCTGTCTAACCCCCTGCTCCAGACCTACCTTCCCAACTCCACCAAGAAAATCCAGTTCTACCAGGAGTTGCTCGTTCTTTTCTGGAAACTCTGTGACTTCAACAAG AAATTCCTCTTCTTTGTACTGAAGAGCAGTGATGTGCTGGACATCCTGGTTCCTATCCTCTATTTTCTCAACGACGCCCGGGCAGATCAAT CTCGGGTGGGCCTGATGCACATCGGGGTCTTCATCCTGCTGCTTCTGAGTGGGGAGAGGAACTTTGGGGTCCGGCTCAACAAGCCTTACTCAGTGCGCGTGCCCATGGACATCCCGGTCTTCACGGGCACACACGCCGATTTGCTCATTGTG GTATTCCACAAAATCATCACCAGCGGTCATCAGCGGTTGCAACCCCTCTTCGATTGCCTGCTCACCATTGTGGTCAACG TGTCTCCCTACCTCAAGAGCCTATCCATGGTGACTGCCAACAAGCTCCTGCATCTGCTGGAGGCCTTCTCCACCACCTGGTTCCTCTTCTCGGTGTCCCAGAACCACCaccttgtcttcttccttctggAGGTCTTCAACAACATTATCCAGTACCAGTTTGATG GCAATTCTAACCTGGTCTATGCCATCATCCGTAAACGTGGAGTCTTCCACCAGCTGGCCAACCTGCCCACTGACCCACCCTCCATCCACAAGGCACTGCAGCGGCGGCGGAGGACACCGGAGGCCCTGTCCCGTGCCGGTTCCCAGGAGGGTACTTCCATGGAGGGATCCCGCCCTGCTGCCCCTGCAGAACCAGGCACCCTTAAGACTAGCCTGGTGGCCACTCCAG gcatCGACAAGCTGACAGAGAAATCCCAGGTATCAGAGGATGGTACCTTGCGGTCTCTAGAGCCCGAATCCcagcagaactcagcagaagGCAGCCCGTCTGAGGGG GAGCCCAGCCAAACATGGAGGGAACAACGGAGATTGTCCAATGCATCAGCCAGTGGCCAGTGGAGCCCAACATCAGATTGG ATCTTGTCCTGGAAGTCAAAGCTGCCGCTGCAGACCATCATGCGCCTGCTGCAGGTCCTGGTTCCGCAGGTGGAGAAGATCTGCATTGACAA GGGTCTGACAGACGAGTCTGAGATCCTGAGGTTCCTGCAGCATGGCACCCTAGTGGGGCTTCTGCCTGTGCCCCACCCCATCCTTATCCGCAAGTACCAGGCGAACTCAGGGACTGCCATGTGGTTCCGTACCTACATGTGGGGCGTTATCTATTTGAG GAATGTGGACCCGCCCATCTGGTATGACACTGATGTGAAGCTGTTTGAGATCCAGCGGGTGTGA